TTGACACTTCACGGCTCAGCTGGGCAACGTCAATTTTCTATTTTGGAATGCTGGCGGGTCTCTACCCAATGACCTTCATATTCCAGAGGTTTAGCACTCGTTATGTCCTGGGGCCCGTGGTCCTCCTCTGGGCCATTGTATGTGCGGCCACGGCCGGCGTGACATCGTGGCGTGGATTGTTTGTGCAGCGCTTCTTTCTTGGTACACCTCACATGGGCCCAGGAGTGTATAGCAACCCTATCTAACCAGGACCAGGATTCATCGAAAGCGTAATTCCAACCGGGTTCATGACCATCGTCAGTAGCTACTACACGCAGGAAGAGCAGGCTCTCCGACAGGCTTGGTGGTTCTCCGGCACCGGCTGGTTCACGATCATCGGTGGAGCACTCAACTACGGCTTCGGACAAATTACTTCGGGCTCCTTGACAAGATGGCAGTATATTTACATTCTTGCGGGTGCTTTGACATTCCTGTTCGGTCTCTGGTGCTGCACGATGCCTAACTCCCCAGTCTCCGCTTGGTTCCTGACTCCAGAAGAACGAATGGTGGCAGTGGAGCGACTGCGGAAAGGCCAGACCGGTGTCCGCTGCCAACGGATCAAACTCGACCAAATCAAAGAATCGCTGTTGGACTTCAAGATCTACCTGGTAGCCATCATGATGGCTGCGGCGTAAGTCTCCCTTCCAAATCTTATATGCACATGCTTACCAGCATAGATATACCATTAATGGTGCCATCTCTGGCTTCGGCCCTTTGATTGTTTCTACCTTTGGCTACAACACACTTGATTCTATCCTATTCCAATTTCCTGTTGGAGGCGTTTGTGTCATCTTCATCCCGCTGTGTGGATACATCCCTACCCGCGTCCCCAATACTCGGATCCCGATGCTGATTGCCTGCTGCCTTCCTGTGATAGCCGGCTGTGCGATGATCTGGAAGTCGCAGTGGGGCTATCAACCAACTACGCCGGTCGCGGGCTATGCACTCACCGGCTTCTTCGGACCGGTGGTTAGCCTCATTATCACCATTGGCGCCAGCAATGTGGCCGGCGCCACCAAGAAAACTGTCATGGCAGCCACAGTCTTCGTTGCTTATTCTGTGGGAAACATTATCGGACCGCAGTTGGTCAACAGCGGGTCCAAAGCTCAGCATTATCCAGAGCTGTGGAAGGGCCTTATTATCTGGTGGGTTTGCATACTAGATGTTTAATTGTGTATACAGTCTGACAATCTCATAGCTATTGTATCACTATTGCCGCTGCCGCCGTGCTTTATTTGGTGCTGTGGAGAGAAAACCGAGCTCGGGACATGTTGGACCTGGACGAGGTGCAGCGAGACAAGATAGCCTTCGACGACCTGACTGACAAGCAGAACCCGTTCTTTCGATACGCGTTATAATATAATTGGATGGGAATCAATGGGTTATGACAATTGACTCCCAATACCGATCCTGAGCCAGAATCCCTACTCCAGAGACGAAATAGTGTTAAAATATGTGCCTCTGGGTTGGGGGAAGTACGAAATATGTCACAATAACAAATAGAACCTTTCAAAGGCATgcattgaaaaaaaaaaaaaaatacaactgccgggattcgctggtggtcactcacccaactactaaccggccggcgtgtggcttaccTTCAGTCAATAGTTCAGTGGGTGCCTCCTGGGTGAGTGCACTATAGAGAGGGTGAGCAATCACCCAACATTGTGCAGCACTGCGCAATTTCGATCCTTTGAAATCCTTCTCAAAGAGGGTTTGGCGAGGTCTATTCGTAACATGCACTGCACATCTGGAAAAGAGCTTCATTCTAAAATCATTCTAGAATTATCCAGTTACACAGGAACAGGCAACCAATTTAGGCAGCACACAGTGTCTCGGGACCTGACTATCTATGATATGTTCAAAAGAGACTATAACTATGATCAGCTTAGCGAGATACCCTTGTATGGAATTCCTGAACAACAGAAATGCCTTCAGTGCAAGAAATAGACCGATTTGAATTCCCCAGTGTTATGTGATGAGTCCAGGAAAGACTATCGTACCAAATAAACACCACTAGAAAGCGATGAGGTGCCGTCCCTGAATGAAATTGCCTACGTGTCGCTGCACATTTTCAAATCTCATCATACCGCAACTCTCACTCTCAAGATGATTGAATAAACCAGCCAAGGCAACAAACTCCTTCGCACAAGCCCGCTTCGGACAATGGTACACCTTCTGCTGGTGGACAGGCGAATTGAGGTGCTGGTTCAGGTGAGGTCTGAGCCGAAACTGTCTATGGCAGATGTAGCATTCCCAGTAAGATCCGTTAAATGCGCGATCAGTCGCTGTGTATCCAGCGGTAACTCTTCCATGCCATTCAATCTGCCTTTTAGTAATGACTCCGTGGGGGTCACGCTCGCGAATCATACGGTAGATAGTCTCGCGATTAAGCTTGGGGGCGTTAGGACAGGAACCTGTTTCAAGGTGATGAGCGAGGCCATTGGCTGATGTGTATTTTGCCTTGCAGAAAGGACAGGGGACGTTGGTGCCACGGTGGGTCTTGGAATTGAGGTGCTACAGTAAAAGTCTCATTAGCATCAATTGCGCCTGGAAAGGGACATGATAATTACAGCTCGCAGATTATTTTCATTCATAAATCGACGATCACAAGTTCTGCAGTAATTTCTGAAATGATTCCGAGCCTTCATATGCTGATCCGCAGCTTGCTGAGTGTGGAACTTCACAGAGCACGATTCGCAGGGAACTTTAGGCGCCCAATGTCCAAGAGCATTCATATGCTGGTTGGCAGCATTCTGAGACATAAACTCTCTAGTACAAGTCTCACATTCATATCGAGGTGCCCAGTGGTCGGTGGCGTTCATATGCTGGTTACAAGCGCGCTGGGTGGTGAAGATTCTTGTGCAAGTCTCGCACTCACGCCAGTGGTTGTAATCTTCCAGATGGTCGGTGAGGTCTTCGTAGTACCAGAATTCGTCACCACACTCCTCGCACTCGAACATCCTTGCAGCTTGCCACAGACcatgaagagaaaaaggccaACTGATGACAGACgatggaaaaaaaaaggctgAGGCAAGATGGAGAGAAAGCTGGGGAGGTTCTAAGTCATAGATCTCTTTATCATGACTGACAAGAGCAATGGGGCGCGACGTGTGGCGCTAAACTGAAACAAGACAAATGATACTATCTCTTTTTCTGGACTAACGTGTTCTCTTCACAAGTTTGTGAGGAAGTTGTTATTAAGTTGTGTCGGAATAGAGGAGTACACAGGTCATGTGCCGGTTCAGAGAAGCCGGAAGCCGGCCCCGCCGCTCTTGGCACAAGCGGCGCGGCACCTGACCTTTAAATACTGTTTGTACGAACTGTGAAATTCAATTCTAAATTTCCTTCTGTAAATATTTCGTTCTTCTCGCTTAAAAGATCCAGACTATATTTCACTAGTTACCACTCAGTTACTAACTGCTTACGACTGTCAATATGGATCCAGAAGATTCTTCAGGAAGTTTTGGCGAGGAAGATATAGTTTCAAATATTGATGCCGCTGAAGAGGTGAGAAATTTGGTTACCAGAGTAATCCCAACTACTTACTAACTACTTTCAAATCACTTAGCAACCAAGCGCTTTCATTCAATTAACAGATGCAAAATCAAATCCACTTCAAACACTGTTTATTGAGTATACAGATGATCTGCCAGAGTACCCAAGAACACATAGACATGGGTACACCTATATTGTATCTGTTGTTGGCCGATTACAGGAAGCAGAGCATCTAATACAAGatgtatgtacttgtacactCATTTATAACTGGTTATCAAATGGTTGGCAACTGGCCACTAACTAGTTAAAAGATACAATACTCCCTGTCACGGTGCTAGCCCGTGATATATGCACGTGACCGGGCACGTGACCCACAGAgttatctatctgcgccaacgcgatcctgttgcagctcttcgagctgcgtcttgtctatgaacctgtagatagcctgacctgtagcttaatctgttcgtcaattcctaccatattcctgcacctgacccCGCACCCTGACACTACGCAGCTCCTACCCTTAGGAGTTGACGCCTGAAGATGTCTGCAGCCCCGCGTCCACCATTCTTGCCGGGCAGTTTAGAGGAGTTCACTGAACATGCTGCAACCCACCACTCTGAATGGTTTCAATACTGTCGCCTTGCTTATGAGTATATTGAGGAGGCAGAGGCTGCTATTACTGAAGCAAGAGGACAAGCTGATCAGACCAGCCTGAAGCTTCAAGCCTCTGAAACGGAAGTGAGCCGCCTGAAGGAAGAACTCTCTGCCCTACACCTCaaacaagagaaaaaccAAGCCCGAGACCAGGGAATCATTGAATATCAGAAGGAACAACTACGGGAATCACAGCAGAAATATCTAGAAGCcttgaaggaaaaggatgaagCACTACGCCTAGCAACTCCTGTGGTTAATACACCTGCCCGAACTCCTGAACCCACTGCTGAAATACACACAGTTGCTCCAGTGGGAACGCCTGCGTCGGTTGATCCCCCATCTAccagctctgccagactctctgAACGCCTACCTGACCCAGACCGATTTGAAGGTGACCGGAAGGATCTTCGCCGATTcatctcccaaatccatgagaagatgaatgtcAACCATGACCGTTATCCCACCCCGCAAAGCCGCATGACCTATGTTACCAATCGCCTGAGAGGGGCTCCATATGCCCAAGTTCTGCCATATATCAAGAAAGGAATCTGCCAGTTAAAGGATTATGAAGAAATCCTAAAAATCCTGGACCGAGCCTTTGGTGACCCGAACCGTGTGAACAATGCCCGTAATGAACTGTTCCGCCTGCGCCAAGCCAACAAAGAGTTTGGtatgttctttgctgagttcCAGCGCCTTGCTCTAGAAGGGGAAATGTCTGAAGATGTTCTGCCTACCCTGCTGGAACAAGCTATCAACCGAGAACTCCGAGGAATGCTCATGCATAATGAACCCCCAAACCGTGAATATCACCAGTTTGCCAATTTCTTGCAAGACTTGGAAAACCGCCGCCGTCACTATGAGAATAACCCTCCACCTGCTGCCCGAACCTATGCCTCAGCTACAAAACCCACCAACCCTGTCAGACCCACTGAACACCCTGCTACACTGCAGCCTGCTGAAAACAATACTGATGTTATGGATCTGTCTTCTGCTCACCGTCACACAACCTCCCGTCGAGATCGTGGGGAATGCTTCCGTTGTGGCTCCAAAAACCACTTGGTCCGAAACTGCCCACTACCTGATAATCGCCCTGTGGGAGTCCGCCCAGCCTATCTATCACCCCGTCCTCACTCCCCCGCAAGCCCAGAACCTACACCTGTGTCAGAACGATACCGTTCCCCATCCCCAGACCTGTCAGCAAAAGGAGCGAGTCTGGCCTAAGTCGCGACCAGACGATGAATGAGCGCACTATCCGTatctctgctgctgccacccaAGGATTAACTGTTGAAGAGGAATCCTACCGTTCAAACCTGATGATTCTGCCCATAACCCTGTCCCGACATGAAAAAGAACTGCTAAGCTATGCCAtgcttgacactggtgcCGAAGGAAAGAGATTTATTGATAAGGAATGGGCCCAAGACAAAGGTCTTGAGCTACTGCCACTGAAAAAACCAATCCGCCTTGAGACTTTTGAcggtcaagaagctgagagtGGACCAATCACCCACTATGCCCAAATGCATATGAGAATTAACGATCACCAAGAGAGAAGGGCTTGCTTCCTGGTCACACAGCTAGCGCACTATCCTGTTGTACTAGGACTTCCCTGGTTAAAGATCCACGATCCCCGAATTGGCTTTGCTGAGCATACTGTCCTGTTTGATAGCAAGtactgccaggaacactgcaaCATGCCCATGAGACCTGCAAAAATACGAGCTTTACATGATATTCCACAAAAGACCCGCCCAAAACACCTGCCTCCCCGACCTGAGCGCTTGAAACACCGAGATATTGCTGCTGTATCCATGTCTGCCTGCTGTGCCTATGCCCGAAGGAGTTATCGCCTGTTTACTGTCACCgttgatgatattgaagctGCCCTGAACCCTGTGCctgatgaagaagacccaATGGCGAAACTACCACCTGAGTTCCAAGACTTTGCAGATGTATTCTCACCCAGGGAGGCTGAGCGCCTGCCACCCCACCGCCCATATGATCATGATATTAAGCTACAAGATGGGAAAGTGCCCCcatttgggcccttgtaCCCAATGTCCCGAGAAGAGCTGAAGGCCCTGAAGGAATGGATTGAGGAAAACCTGAAGAAAGGGTTTATTCGCcccagctcatcacctgctgcATCACCTGTCCTGTTTGTGAAGAAGCCTGGAGGAGGCCTCCGGttctgtgttgactatcGCGCCCTGAATGCCATCACTGTGAAAGATCGCTACCCACTACCActgaccaaggagaccctgAACAACCTGAAAGGGATGAAATATTTCACCAAGATTGATATCATTTCTGCCTTCAATAACCTGAGAATCAAGAAAGGACTTGAATACCTGACTGCTTTCCGTACACGACTAGGGTTATTTGAATCCCTTGTGATGCCCTTTGGTCTGACTGGTGCACCTGCTTCATTCCAGCGATTCATGAATGACACCCTGCGAGACTACTTGGATACCTTCTGCACTGCCTATCTGGATGACATCCTGATCTATAGTAAGACCCGTGAGGAGCATACCCGCCATGTCTGCTTGGTTCTTGAGAAACTGCGAGATGCAGGCCTCTTTGCCAAACTGTCCAAGTGTGAATTTGCTGTGCCTGAGACCAAGTTCCTGGGTATCATTGTTGGCCGAGATGGCCTACGCATGGATCCTGACAAAGTGAAGACTATTGTTGACTGGGAAACCCCAACTTGTGTGACTGATGTCCAAGCATTTATTGGCTTTGCAAACTTCTACCGGAGGTTCATCAAGGATTTCTCCAAGATCATTACACCCCTAGTGAACCTGACAAAGAAAGGCATCCAGTTTAAATGGAACACTACCTGTGAGCTAAGCTTTAATATGCTGAAAAAGGCCTTCACCACTGCACCTGTCCTTAGACCATTTGACTGGAATAAGGAAGTTATTCTGGAAACTGATGCTTCTGACTATGTTTCTGCTGGAGTCCTGTCTCAGtatgacgatgatggtgTCTTACACCCTGtggctttcttctccaagaaACACTCAGTGACTGAATGCAATTATGAGATCTATGATAAGGAGTTATTGGCTATTATCCGCTGCTTCGAAGAATGGCGCCCTGAGCTGGAAGGAACCCCATCTCCTGTCAAAGTTATCACTGATCACCGGAAtctggaatacttcatgacaaCCAAGCTCTTGAATCGTCGACAGGCCCGCTGGTCTGAGTTCCTGTCCCGTTttaacttcaagatcatttACCGCCCAGGCAAACAAGGAGTGAAACCTGATGCCCTGACCAGGAGGTCAGAGGATCTCCCTAAGGAGGGGGATGAGCGCCTGCTacaccaaagccagactgttctgaagaaagagaaccttGAGCTTGCACCTGACAGTTCATCTGTTACCCTGAACGTTACAACTAGAGCCCAAGCTCATTCTGCTGAGAACCCTATTGTGAACCCACCCAGAACACCTGCTCAAACAAGGAGAGTTAGATTTGCTGATGAGACCAATCACAACGTGCCAGAACCACcacaagatatcaagaatctGCTGGACAGTGCATACCCACTTGATGAGACAGTACAGTCAATCCTGGAAGCCCTGGACAAGAATGCCACACGACACCCTAAGATCACCTTGGCTGActgccagagaagaggcaaCTATCTCTTCTACCGGAATCGACTTTATGTTCCAGATCATGGAGAGTTAAAAGCCGAGCTATTGAGACAATGTCATGAtaagccagctgcaggacaCCCTGGCCGATCCAAAACCTATGAGCTCATGTCCCGAGAATACTACTGGCCTGGAATGTATCAATATGTTGAGCAATGGACCCAGAACTGCCACACATGCCGCCGCATaacaccatccagagaagcCCGTCAAGGCCTCCTGCGCCCTCTGCCTGTTCCTGAAAGATCCTGGCAAGACATTAGCatggacttcatcacacatcTCCCGCCAAGCCATGGGTATGATGCAATCCTGGTTGTAGTAGACCGACTGACAAAAATGAAACACTTCATTCCATGCAAGGGAACCTGCAATGCAGAAGAAGTTGCCCACCTGTACACTTGCAATGTTTGGAAACTCCATGGCCTGCCACGAACTATTGTATCAGACCGAGGTCCGCAATTCATTGCCCAATTCTGGAAACATCTGATGCGCCGCCTGCAAATCACAAACTTGCTCTCAACTGCATATCACCCTGAGACTGATGGCCAGACTGAGAGGACTAATGCTGTTCTGGAACAATACCTCCGCGCCTATGTATCCTACCTGCAAGATGACTGGTCTGAATGGCTACCACTAGCAGAGTTTGCTGCTAATTCTACCCGCTCTGAGACTACCTGTGTTTCCCCATTCTTTGCAAACTATGGATTTCATCCACGAATGGGATTTGAACCTGTCCAGCCTACCAACCAGCCCACCAGAGATGCTGAGGAATTCGCCTGCCGGATGAAGTTAATCACTGAGTTTGTTCGTACAGAAATTATATCTGCCCAGGCTCGCCAGGAGGAACAAGCCAACCGGAAGAGACAACCTGCCCGTTGTTACCAAGTTGGTCAGTATGTATGGCTAGATTCTCGCAATATCCGGACCCTTCGCCCGCAGAAGAAGCTAGACTGGAAGAACTTAGGGCCATTCTGCATTACTGAGATCGTCAGTCCGCACGCTTATAAGCTTGACCTGCCTGCCAGCATGAGGATACACCCAGTATTCAACGTCAGCCTACTTCGCCCTGCTGCCAGAAACCCTGCCCCGGGCCAAAGACAAGAGCCCCCACCACCTGTTGAAGTTGATGGACTCGAAGAATGGCAAGTTGAAGACATCTTGGATTCCCGTTGGGAAAGAAGAGGCCGTGGAGGACCTCGCTTGAAGTATACTGTCAAATGGACTGGTTATGATGAGCTGACTGAAGAACCTGCCTCATACCTGGAGCATGCTCAAGAGATCGTAACAAATTACCATCGCCGTTATCCCTACAAGCCTGGGCCTGGCCTCGACGG
This Aspergillus chevalieri M1 DNA, chromosome 3, nearly complete sequence DNA region includes the following protein-coding sequences:
- a CDS encoding putative MFS transporter (COG:G;~EggNog:ENOG410QDJ7;~InterPro:IPR020846,IPR011701,IPR036259;~PFAM:PF07690;~TransMembrane:12 (i54-71o107-129i136-154o166-186i198-217o229-247i297-321o333-355i362-380o392-412i424-444o456-478i);~go_function: GO:0022857 - transmembrane transporter activity [Evidence IEA];~go_process: GO:0055085 - transmembrane transport [Evidence IEA]); amino-acid sequence: MECCGCGKMIQLQDIANANNPANISSEKDAALALVSDVAQEINPLIEKRVLRKIDLFFMPAMLIGYGMVYYDKAILGSASLFGMTTDLALQVVDHSTSPPSVDTSRLSWATSIFYFGMLAGLYPMTFIFQRFSTRYVLGPVVLLWAIVCAATAGVTSWRGLFVQRFFLGFIESVIPTGFMTIVSSYYTQEEQALRQAWWFSGTGWFTIIGGALNYGFGQITSGSLTRWQYIYILAGALTFLFGLWCCTMPNSPVSAWFLTPEERMVAVERLRKGQTGVRCQRIKLDQIKESLLDFKIYLVAIMMAAAYTINGAISGFGPLIVSTFGYNTLDSILFQFPVGGVCVIFIPLCGYIPTRVPNTRIPMLIACCLPVIAGCAMIWKSQWGYQPTTPVAGYALTGFFGPVVSLIITIGASNVAGATKKTVMAATVFVAYSVGNIIGPQLVNSGSKAQHYPELWKGLIICYCITIAAAAVLYLVLWRENRARDMLDLDEVQRDKIAFDDLTDKQNPFFRYAL
- a CDS encoding uncharacterized protein (COG:L;~EggNog:ENOG410Q09C;~InterPro:IPR021109,IPR000477,IPR000953,IPR036397, IPR023780,IPR012337,IPR041373,IPR043502,IPR041588, IPR001584,IPR016197,IPR043128;~PFAM:PF17917,PF09337,PF17919,PF00078,PF00385, PF17921;~go_function: GO:0003676 - nucleic acid binding [Evidence IEA];~go_process: GO:0015074 - DNA integration [Evidence IEA]) codes for the protein MNERTIRISAAATQGLTVEEESYRSNLMILPITLSRHEKELLSYAMLDTGAEGKRFIDKEWAQDKGLELLPLKKPIRLETFDGQEAESGPITHYAQMHMRINDHQERRACFLVTQLAHYPVVLGLPWLKIHDPRIGFAEHTVLFDSKYCQEHCNMPMRPAKIRALHDIPQKTRPKHLPPRPERLKHRDIAAVSMSACCAYARRSYRLFTVTVDDIEAALNPVPDEEDPMAKLPPEFQDFADVFSPREAERLPPHRPYDHDIKLQDGKVPPFGPLYPMSREELKALKEWIEENLKKGFIRPSSSPAASPVLFVKKPGGGLRFCVDYRALNAITVKDRYPLPLTKETLNNLKGMKYFTKIDIISAFNNLRIKKGLEYLTAFRTRLGLFESLVMPFGLTGAPASFQRFMNDTLRDYLDTFCTAYLDDILIYSKTREEHTRHVCLVLEKLRDAGLFAKLSKCEFAVPETKFLGIIVGRDGLRMDPDKVKTIVDWETPTCVTDVQAFIGFANFYRRFIKDFSKIITPLVNLTKKGIQFKWNTTCELSFNMLKKAFTTAPVLRPFDWNKEVILETDASDYVSAGVLSQYDDDGVLHPVAFFSKKHSVTECNYEIYDKELLAIIRCFEEWRPELEGTPSPVKVITDHRNLEYFMTTKLLNRRQARWSEFLSRFNFKIIYRPGKQGVKPDALTRRSEDLPKEGDERLLHQSQTVLKKENLELAPDSSSVTLNVTTRAQAHSAENPIVNPPRTPAQTRRVRFADETNHNVPEPPQDIKNLLDSAYPLDETVQSILEALDKNATRHPKITLADCQRRGNYLFYRNRLYVPDHGELKAELLRQCHDKPAAGHPGRSKTYELMSREYYWPGMYQYVEQWTQNCHTCRRITPSREARQGLLRPLPVPERSWQDISMDFITHLPPSHGYDAILVVVDRLTKMKHFIPCKGTCNAEEVAHLYTCNVWKLHGLPRTIVSDRGPQFIAQFWKHLMRRLQITNLLSTAYHPETDGQTERTNAVLEQYLRAYVSYLQDDWSEWLPLAEFAANSTRSETTCVSPFFANYGFHPRMGFEPVQPTNQPTRDAEEFACRMKLITEFVRTEIISAQARQEEQANRKRQPARCYQVGQYVWLDSRNIRTLRPQKKLDWKNLGPFCITEIVSPHAYKLDLPASMRIHPVFNVSLLRPAARNPAPGQRQEPPPPVEVDGLEEWQVEDILDSRWERRGRGGPRLKYTVKWTGYDELTEEPASYLEHAQEIVTNYHRRYPYKPGPGLDGARP
- a CDS encoding C2H2-type zinc finger protein (COG:S;~EggNog:ENOG410PN33;~InterPro:IPR036236,IPR013087;~PFAM:PF13912,PF12874,PF12171), translated to MFECEECGDEFWYYEDLTDHLEDYNHWRECETCTRIFTTQRACNQHMNATDHWAPRYECETCTREFMSQNAANQHMNALGHWAPKVPCESCSVKFHTQQAADQHMKARNHFRNYCRTCDRRFMNENNLRAHLNSKTHRGTNVPCPFCKAKYTSANGLAHHLETGSCPNAPKLNRETIYRMIRERDPHGVITKRQIEWHGRVTAGYTATDRAFNGSYWECYICHRQFRLRPHLNQHLNSPVHQQKVYHCPKRACAKEFVALAGLFNHLESESCGMMRFENVQRHVGNFIQGRHLIAF